The following proteins are co-located in the Flectobacillus major DSM 103 genome:
- a CDS encoding efflux RND transporter permease subunit — protein sequence MNISELSLKRPIFATVMNIMIVLFGAVGFSFLSVRDYPAIDPPIVTVSTSYTGANPDIIENQITEPLEKEINGIPGIKAITSSSTLGRSAITVEFNLGVDLEAAASDVRDKVSQAVRNLPQDIDAPPVVSKADANSDFILLLAIQSKSKGLLELSDYAENVLQQRFQTIADVSGVNILGQKRYAMRIWLKPDMMNSHNVSFTNIQTALSRENVELPAGKIYGDNTEMTIRAMGRLTSEQQFRDLIIQQDVNGIVRLGDVASIELGPENLEAAWKYNGVYSVGLAIIPQPGANYINIADEFYKRLEEIKKENKSDIEFKLLIDNTKNVRNSLKEVEETLLISVGLVIIVIFLFFRDWLIAIRPLIDIPISLIATFFVMYWAGFSINVLTLLGIVLATGLVVDDGIVVTENIFRKMEEGMPVRKAALEGSKEIFFAVISTSLTLAVVFLPVIFLEGFVGRLFREFGIVVAGAVLISAFVSLTITPVLNVYMSRKGDSHGWFYNKTEPFFTGMENGYKRLLQAFMKVRWVAWVVVAICGGIIWFTGKNLQSEIAPMEDKSSVRFTVSTPEGSSFAFTQQVSDELTTFLNDSIPEKDFVFNAVPGFGGSGGTNSSIARIGLTDPQNRKRSQAEIAKYMNKKTEQFNNARIFAVQEQTISVGLGSRGSLPVQFVLQNVDLNKIKEVIPKFMEEARNDKTFQNVDVNLKFNKPELLMTFDRIKIKDLGLSTQDVVGAVQGAFSGRRLAYFTMNGRQYQVVAQVERKDRKQPVDIKNLYVTNIRNERIPLSAVVNLEESSNPPTIFHFNRLKSAIISASLAEGKTIGDGVKAMQAIANKTLDNTFQTALNGPSRDYAESSSNTSFAFILALVLIYLLLAAQFESFKDPLTIMITVPLALAGALLSLWVFNQTINIFSQIGMIMLIGLVTKNGILIVEFANHKRAEGLPIRQAVVEASVQRLRPILMTSLATSLGALPIALSLGAAATSRIPLGTVIVGGILFSLILTLLVIPAVYTFVSGKKDHQPEDSEDTLVEAHQ from the coding sequence ATGAATATTTCAGAATTATCGTTAAAAAGACCTATTTTTGCCACTGTCATGAACATCATGATTGTGCTATTTGGAGCAGTAGGTTTTTCATTTTTGTCGGTGCGTGATTACCCCGCTATTGACCCTCCAATTGTTACGGTTTCAACTTCCTATACGGGTGCCAACCCCGATATTATTGAAAATCAGATTACCGAACCATTAGAAAAAGAAATCAATGGTATTCCGGGTATCAAAGCCATTACATCGTCGAGTACTTTGGGTAGAAGTGCTATTACAGTAGAGTTTAACCTTGGTGTTGACCTTGAAGCCGCCGCCAGCGATGTGCGTGACAAAGTATCGCAAGCGGTACGAAACTTACCCCAAGATATTGATGCCCCTCCTGTAGTTTCTAAAGCCGATGCCAATAGTGATTTTATTTTGCTTTTGGCTATTCAAAGTAAAAGTAAAGGCTTACTTGAACTAAGCGATTATGCCGAAAATGTTTTGCAACAACGCTTTCAGACTATTGCCGATGTAAGTGGTGTAAATATTTTAGGACAGAAGCGTTATGCTATGCGTATCTGGCTAAAGCCCGATATGATGAACTCGCACAATGTGTCGTTTACTAATATCCAAACGGCTTTATCGCGTGAAAACGTAGAGTTGCCAGCAGGTAAAATTTATGGCGACAACACCGAAATGACTATCCGTGCTATGGGTCGCCTTACTTCCGAACAACAATTTCGTGATTTGATTATTCAGCAGGATGTTAATGGAATTGTGCGTTTGGGCGATGTAGCGTCGATAGAACTAGGCCCCGAAAACCTTGAAGCTGCTTGGAAATACAATGGCGTATATTCGGTAGGATTGGCCATTATTCCACAGCCTGGAGCAAATTATATCAATATTGCCGATGAGTTTTATAAAAGATTAGAAGAAATCAAAAAAGAAAACAAATCGGATATTGAGTTTAAGTTATTGATTGACAATACCAAAAATGTAAGAAACTCGCTGAAAGAAGTAGAAGAAACCTTATTAATTTCGGTGGGCTTGGTAATCATTGTAATTTTCTTGTTTTTCCGTGACTGGCTTATTGCGATTCGTCCTTTGATAGATATTCCTATTTCATTGATTGCTACGTTTTTTGTAATGTATTGGGCAGGTTTCTCTATCAATGTACTTACTTTGTTGGGTATTGTATTGGCCACAGGGCTTGTAGTAGATGATGGTATTGTAGTTACAGAAAATATTTTCCGTAAAATGGAAGAAGGGATGCCTGTACGTAAGGCAGCCTTGGAAGGAAGTAAAGAGATTTTCTTTGCAGTAATATCTACCTCGCTAACGCTAGCAGTGGTGTTTTTACCTGTAATATTCTTAGAAGGTTTTGTCGGGCGTTTGTTCCGTGAATTTGGTATTGTGGTAGCAGGGGCTGTACTTATTTCGGCTTTTGTATCCTTGACGATTACGCCAGTACTCAATGTGTATATGAGCCGCAAAGGTGATTCGCATGGGTGGTTTTATAACAAAACAGAACCATTTTTTACAGGTATGGAAAATGGCTACAAACGACTCCTCCAAGCTTTTATGAAAGTACGCTGGGTAGCGTGGGTGGTTGTAGCAATTTGTGGTGGTATTATTTGGTTTACGGGCAAAAACCTCCAAAGTGAAATTGCCCCAATGGAAGATAAAAGTAGTGTGCGTTTTACGGTGTCTACGCCCGAAGGTTCGAGCTTTGCTTTTACCCAACAGGTATCTGACGAACTTACCACGTTCCTCAACGATTCTATTCCAGAAAAAGACTTTGTATTTAATGCCGTACCAGGTTTTGGTGGTAGTGGCGGTACAAACTCATCGATTGCACGTATTGGTTTAACTGACCCACAAAACAGAAAACGTAGTCAGGCCGAGATAGCCAAGTACATGAACAAAAAGACAGAACAGTTCAATAATGCAAGAATTTTTGCTGTACAAGAACAAACGATTTCTGTAGGTTTGGGGTCGAGAGGGTCGTTGCCAGTACAATTTGTACTTCAAAATGTAGACTTGAATAAAATCAAGGAGGTGATACCTAAGTTTATGGAAGAAGCCCGAAATGATAAAACTTTCCAAAACGTTGACGTTAACCTCAAGTTTAACAAGCCCGAATTATTGATGACATTCGACCGCATCAAAATCAAAGACCTTGGACTAAGTACACAAGATGTAGTAGGAGCAGTACAAGGGGCATTCTCGGGAAGACGTTTGGCTTATTTTACAATGAACGGCCGTCAGTACCAAGTAGTAGCACAGGTAGAACGCAAAGACCGTAAACAGCCTGTTGATATCAAAAACTTGTACGTAACCAATATTCGTAACGAAAGAATTCCATTGAGTGCTGTTGTAAATTTGGAAGAAAGCAGTAATCCTCCAACGATTTTTCACTTTAACCGTTTGAAATCTGCGATTATTTCGGCATCGTTGGCCGAAGGAAAAACCATTGGCGATGGCGTAAAGGCTATGCAGGCAATTGCCAACAAAACACTGGACAATACATTCCAAACTGCACTGAATGGCCCTTCAAGAGACTACGCCGAAAGTTCTTCTAATACAAGCTTTGCTTTTATTTTGGCATTGGTATTGATTTACTTATTGTTGGCGGCTCAATTTGAAAGTTTCAAAGACCCTCTTACCATTATGATAACAGTGCCACTGGCTTTGGCTGGTGCATTATTGAGCCTTTGGGTATTTAACCAAACGATCAATATATTCTCGCAAATTGGGATGATTATGTTGATTGGCTTAGTAACCAAAAACGGTATCTTGATTGTTGAATTTGCCAACCACAAAAGAGCCGAAGGTTTACCAATTCGACAAGCGGTAGTTGAAGCGTCTGTTCAGCGTT
- a CDS encoding heavy-metal-associated domain-containing protein produces MEKIQFKTNINCGGCVGKVTPFLNQIEEIENWKVATDNPDKLLTVEGEDLSAELIIETIAKAGFEAKKV; encoded by the coding sequence ATGGAAAAAATTCAATTCAAAACCAATATCAACTGTGGAGGTTGTGTTGGTAAGGTTACGCCATTTTTAAACCAAATAGAAGAAATAGAAAACTGGAAAGTGGCTACTGACAATCCAGATAAACTATTGACCGTTGAAGGCGAAGACCTATCGGCAGAGTTGATTATCGAAACTATTGCCAAAGCAGGATTCGAGGCCAAAAAGGTATAA
- a CDS encoding efflux RND transporter periplasmic adaptor subunit: MKTAYSPLTPKIAVAICLLMASCHSKKKEESGQKEDKPAIVDVVVAYPESISNILEANGSIVANEYVELHPEVSGRLTYLNVPEGATIAQGTVIAKIFDGDLQAQLNKSKVLLELAQKTEQRLGKLLAINGVNQADYDLALNQVNSLKADIAYTQTLIDKTVLKAPFTGVMGLRKVSPGAYITPLTLIASIQQVSVLKVDFTLPEEYSGSIRKGSVVEVEVDGAVKTRCKATVVAVEPQINLTTRNLQVRALLSKCNANPGTFVKVYVNNGSGKNSIMIPTNAIIPDDKNKKLVVIKNGQATFKDVETGIRNEEYVEIKSGISTGDTVVVGGVLFARPGKPVKIRKVERSDK; encoded by the coding sequence ATGAAAACAGCTTACTCTCCACTAACGCCTAAGATTGCCGTTGCAATTTGTTTGCTTATGGCAAGTTGTCACAGCAAAAAGAAGGAAGAATCAGGTCAAAAAGAAGATAAACCTGCAATCGTTGACGTAGTGGTAGCCTATCCCGAATCAATTAGCAATATCTTAGAGGCCAATGGTTCTATTGTAGCCAACGAATACGTCGAGCTTCACCCAGAAGTGAGCGGTCGTCTAACCTATTTGAATGTACCCGAAGGGGCTACTATTGCACAAGGTACAGTGATTGCTAAAATATTTGATGGCGATTTACAAGCACAGCTCAATAAGTCGAAAGTATTATTAGAATTGGCCCAAAAAACAGAACAACGTTTGGGTAAATTATTGGCTATCAATGGGGTAAATCAAGCCGACTATGATTTGGCCTTGAATCAGGTAAATAGCCTAAAAGCCGATATTGCCTATACTCAAACATTGATTGACAAAACTGTATTAAAAGCCCCTTTTACGGGCGTTATGGGTTTGAGAAAAGTAAGCCCTGGAGCTTATATTACTCCTCTTACCTTAATTGCATCTATTCAACAAGTGAGTGTTTTGAAAGTAGACTTTACTTTGCCCGAAGAATACTCGGGTTCTATTCGCAAAGGAAGCGTAGTAGAAGTAGAGGTTGATGGTGCCGTAAAAACACGCTGTAAAGCTACCGTGGTGGCTGTCGAGCCTCAAATCAACCTTACTACTCGTAATTTGCAGGTAAGAGCCTTGTTATCAAAATGTAACGCCAATCCGGGTACATTCGTAAAAGTGTATGTCAATAATGGAAGTGGCAAAAATAGCATCATGATTCCGACCAACGCAATTATTCCAGATGATAAAAATAAGAAATTGGTAGTAATCAAAAATGGTCAGGCAACTTTCAAAGATGTAGAAACGGGTATTCGTAATGAAGAGTACGTAGAAATAAAAAGTGGTATTAGCACTGGTGATACCGTGGTTGTAGGCGGTGTGTTATTTGCAAGACCGGGAAAACCCGTTAAAATTAGAAAGGTAGAGCGTTCAGATAAGTAA
- a CDS encoding class I SAM-dependent methyltransferase — protein MIRLGHNFNLVAPIYDKLSRMVFGQKLQEAQQYWLSVLPKNKHILIVGGGTGWILEAVIQACSPAHIVYLEVSSSMIAMSQKRLQNTFYECTIQYIEGDETALSADMLFDIVITPFVLDLFSDSVLQQHFIPTLKKHLYPDSYWLHTDFFATVHPFQQILAKIMYGFFSVVSGVKNTQLPDYQYALSKESLILLHDITFLNGFVRSQLWQLK, from the coding sequence ATGATTCGACTAGGGCATAATTTCAATTTGGTAGCACCTATTTACGATAAACTTAGTCGGATGGTTTTTGGACAAAAATTGCAGGAAGCACAGCAGTATTGGCTTAGTGTTTTGCCCAAAAACAAACATATTCTAATAGTAGGAGGAGGCACAGGCTGGATTTTGGAAGCTGTTATTCAAGCATGCAGCCCTGCCCATATTGTGTACTTAGAAGTATCATCGTCGATGATAGCGATGAGCCAGAAAAGGCTTCAAAATACATTTTATGAGTGTACAATTCAGTATATTGAAGGCGATGAAACAGCCCTTTCGGCCGATATGCTGTTCGATATTGTCATTACACCCTTTGTGCTTGATTTATTTTCAGATAGTGTATTACAACAACATTTTATTCCTACCCTCAAAAAACACCTATATCCCGATAGCTACTGGTTACACACCGATTTTTTTGCTACAGTTCATCCTTTTCAGCAAATTTTAGCTAAAATAATGTATGGATTTTTTAGCGTAGTAAGTGGGGTAAAAAATACTCAATTGCCAGACTATCAGTATGCCCTAAGCAAGGAATCGCTGATATTGCTGCATGATATTACCTTTTTGAATGGCTTTGTAAGGTCACAGCTTTGGCAATTGAAATGA
- a CDS encoding helix-turn-helix domain-containing protein: MILYIKNMVCNRCKLVVGQILQEQNIPYSQIHLGEVNTRNTLDTPQQNKLNERLQAFGFELLNDKQEQLVEKVKTAIIELLHTYPDYLQNQKFSVWLSDKIGKDFKQISTQFSDSEGITLEQYLIIQKIERVKELLVYNELNISQIADLLAYSSVQYLSNQFKKITGLTPSQFKNTKQAYAIRKPLDKVGEIPLAK; this comes from the coding sequence ATGATACTTTATATAAAAAATATGGTTTGTAACCGCTGCAAACTGGTTGTTGGCCAAATTCTTCAAGAACAAAATATTCCTTATTCGCAAATTCATTTGGGAGAGGTAAATACCCGTAATACCTTGGATACACCTCAACAAAATAAACTTAATGAACGCTTACAAGCATTTGGATTTGAATTGCTCAACGACAAGCAAGAACAATTGGTAGAAAAGGTAAAAACAGCTATTATCGAGCTACTTCATACTTATCCCGATTATTTACAAAATCAGAAATTTTCTGTTTGGTTATCTGATAAAATCGGCAAAGATTTTAAACAAATAAGTACACAGTTTTCTGATAGTGAAGGTATTACATTAGAACAATACTTAATTATTCAAAAAATAGAACGAGTAAAAGAGTTATTGGTTTATAATGAACTTAATATTAGTCAAATTGCTGATTTGCTGGCTTATAGCAGTGTACAATACCTTTCTAATCAGTTCAAAAAAATAACTGGACTTACGCCCAGTCAGTTCAAAAATACCAAACAAGCTTACGCTATTCGAAAGCCTTTGGACAAGGTTGGTGAAATACCCCTTGCCAAGTAG
- a CDS encoding heavy metal translocating P-type ATPase — MNHSQSLQLPVTGMTCAACASSVESVLKKQEGVLACSVNFANESVQLTIDEAITSKELLQEKVQAIGYDLIIATDNIQEKVEAYKENKLKSLQTNTIWAGVFSLPVAVIGMFMMDYEWANGVAWVLSTPVVFYFGRSFFINAWKQLGNGTANMDTLVALSTGIAYIFSVFNTLNPAYWHARGLHPHVYFEASAVVIVFVLLGKLLEEKAKSNTSSAIKKLMGIQPKTVWIIENGEEKEVDVASVRIGDRIVVKPGERIAVDGKVLSGHSFVDESMISGEPIPVEKLKGTKVFAGTVNQQGNIKFLAEKVGASTLLAQIIQKVQEAQGSKAPIQHLVDKIAAIFVPIVLGLAVLTCTLWMILGGDNALTYALLTSVSVLVIACPCALGLATPTAIMVGIGKGAEKGILIKDAESLELSHRVNAIVLDKTGTITEGKPAIVDTFWQSDDDFLKATFLSLETASAHPLAASITQFLQDYKKQMPVVTQFENVAGKGIKGVVQEQMYWVGSPKWMKELGYSIQGLPIEQWQSEAKTLVVMANTTQILAIVALEDTVKAHSKEAIKALTQQGIEVYMLTGDNSQTAQKVAKDMAIKHYKAEMLPNDKAIFIKQLQQEGKVVAMVGDGINDSQALAQADVSIAMGKGSDIAMNVAKMTLISSDLMTIPSAIALSKKTHLTIQQNLFWAFIYNIIGIPIAAGLLYPINGFLMNPMLAGAAMALSSVSVVSNSLRIRLYKL; from the coding sequence ATGAATCATTCCCAATCTTTGCAGTTGCCTGTTACAGGTATGACTTGTGCGGCCTGTGCAAGCAGTGTCGAGAGTGTATTGAAAAAACAAGAAGGGGTATTGGCTTGCTCGGTGAATTTTGCTAACGAATCAGTTCAATTGACTATAGATGAGGCTATTACCTCAAAAGAGTTGCTTCAAGAAAAGGTACAGGCAATAGGCTATGATTTGATTATTGCTACCGACAATATTCAGGAAAAAGTAGAAGCTTATAAAGAAAATAAACTTAAATCACTGCAAACCAATACAATATGGGCAGGCGTATTTTCTTTGCCAGTTGCGGTGATAGGAATGTTTATGATGGATTATGAGTGGGCTAATGGGGTAGCATGGGTGTTGAGTACTCCCGTAGTTTTTTATTTTGGGCGTAGTTTTTTTATCAATGCTTGGAAGCAATTGGGCAATGGTACGGCCAATATGGATACCCTTGTGGCCTTGAGTACAGGTATTGCATATATTTTTAGTGTATTCAATACGCTCAATCCTGCGTATTGGCATGCTAGAGGCTTGCACCCACATGTTTATTTCGAGGCTTCTGCTGTGGTGATTGTGTTTGTTTTATTGGGCAAATTGCTAGAAGAAAAAGCCAAATCCAATACTTCGTCGGCTATTAAAAAACTAATGGGTATCCAACCCAAAACGGTTTGGATTATTGAAAATGGTGAAGAAAAAGAAGTAGATGTAGCCAGTGTAAGAATAGGAGATAGGATTGTTGTAAAACCTGGCGAACGTATTGCTGTAGATGGCAAAGTGTTGTCGGGGCATTCTTTTGTAGATGAAAGTATGATTTCGGGCGAACCTATACCTGTTGAAAAACTCAAAGGTACTAAGGTATTTGCAGGCACTGTAAACCAACAAGGTAACATTAAGTTTTTGGCTGAAAAAGTTGGAGCAAGCACTTTACTGGCTCAAATTATTCAGAAAGTACAAGAGGCTCAAGGTAGTAAAGCTCCGATTCAGCATTTGGTCGATAAAATTGCGGCTATTTTTGTGCCTATTGTTTTGGGGTTAGCTGTTTTGACATGTACGCTTTGGATGATTTTGGGAGGTGACAATGCCTTGACTTATGCCTTATTAACTTCGGTGTCGGTTTTGGTAATTGCTTGTCCTTGTGCTTTGGGGCTTGCTACGCCAACAGCTATTATGGTAGGTATAGGCAAAGGTGCAGAGAAAGGAATACTTATCAAAGATGCTGAAAGTTTGGAGTTGTCTCATCGGGTCAATGCTATTGTATTGGACAAAACGGGTACTATTACTGAAGGAAAACCCGCCATTGTAGATACTTTTTGGCAAAGTGATGATGATTTTTTGAAAGCCACTTTTTTGTCGCTCGAAACAGCATCGGCTCATCCTTTGGCGGCTTCTATTACACAATTTCTACAAGATTATAAAAAGCAAATGCCTGTGGTAACACAGTTTGAAAATGTTGCAGGAAAAGGAATTAAAGGAGTTGTTCAAGAGCAGATGTATTGGGTTGGTAGCCCCAAATGGATGAAGGAGCTTGGCTATAGCATACAAGGGTTGCCTATCGAGCAGTGGCAATCGGAGGCTAAAACTTTGGTAGTAATGGCCAATACTACCCAAATTCTGGCTATTGTTGCTTTGGAAGATACCGTGAAGGCACATTCAAAAGAAGCCATAAAAGCCCTTACCCAGCAAGGAATAGAAGTATATATGCTTACGGGCGATAATAGCCAAACTGCCCAAAAAGTAGCGAAGGATATGGCTATTAAGCATTATAAAGCAGAAATGCTACCCAACGATAAGGCTATTTTTATTAAACAACTTCAACAAGAAGGAAAAGTAGTGGCTATGGTTGGCGATGGTATCAACGACTCGCAGGCATTGGCTCAGGCCGATGTAAGTATTGCCATGGGAAAAGGCTCGGATATTGCGATGAATGTGGCTAAAATGACCCTTATTTCATCAGATTTGATGACTATTCCTTCGGCAATTGCGTTATCAAAGAAAACACACTTAACAATTCAGCAAAACTTGTTTTGGGCTTTTATTTATAATATTATAGGTATCCCGATTGCCGCAGGGTTGTTGTATCCTATCAATGGTTTTTTGATGAACCCCATGTTGGCAGGTGCGGCTATGGCCCTAAGTTCGGTATCGGTAGTAAGCAATAGTTTGAGGATTCGCTTGTATAAACTTTAG